A portion of the Micromonospora tarapacensis genome contains these proteins:
- a CDS encoding aldo/keto reductase, with product MRYRTIGTDPRTRREVSVLSLGAMLFGTRTDEATSYAILDRFVEAGGTFIDTSDNYAFWTNGGQGGESEELLGRWRRSRGVGDEIVIATKLGARPLAPGTSYLDNPEGLSAKVIRESAERSRERLGVARLDLLYAHIEDHQVPVSETVEGFAELVGEGTVGLLGASNHRAWRLERARALAAAAGLPGYEVLQYHRSYLASRLDGPSDLDQDGNVGAAGGDLTSYLRTEPGLTLVSYGSLLQGAYTRSDKPLGAAYDLPSAPVRLAALREVAEQTGATANQVVLAWLIGGEIPTVPLVGASSVAQLEESLGAVDLELTPEQRHRLDTAW from the coding sequence ATGCGGTACCGCACCATCGGCACCGACCCGCGCACCCGCCGCGAGGTCAGCGTGCTCAGCCTCGGCGCCATGCTCTTCGGCACCAGGACCGACGAGGCCACCTCCTACGCGATCCTGGACCGCTTCGTCGAGGCGGGTGGCACCTTCATCGACACGTCGGACAACTACGCGTTCTGGACGAACGGCGGGCAGGGCGGGGAGAGCGAGGAACTGCTCGGCCGGTGGCGGCGCAGCCGCGGCGTCGGTGACGAGATCGTCATCGCCACCAAGCTCGGCGCGCGGCCGCTGGCCCCCGGCACCAGCTACCTCGACAACCCGGAGGGGTTGTCGGCGAAGGTCATCCGGGAGTCCGCCGAGCGCAGCCGGGAGCGCCTCGGTGTCGCGCGGCTGGACCTGCTCTACGCCCACATCGAGGATCACCAGGTCCCGGTCTCCGAGACCGTGGAGGGCTTCGCCGAGCTGGTCGGCGAGGGCACGGTCGGGCTGCTCGGCGCGAGCAACCACCGCGCCTGGCGGCTGGAGCGGGCCCGTGCCCTGGCCGCCGCGGCCGGGCTGCCCGGATACGAGGTGCTCCAGTACCACCGCAGCTACCTGGCGTCCCGCCTGGACGGGCCCAGCGACCTGGACCAGGACGGCAACGTGGGCGCGGCCGGCGGCGACCTGACCAGCTACCTGCGGACCGAGCCCGGCCTGACCCTGGTGTCGTACGGGTCGCTGCTGCAGGGCGCCTACACCCGGTCGGACAAGCCGCTGGGCGCGGCGTACGACCTGCCGAGCGCGCCGGTCCGGCTGGCCGCGCTGCGGGAGGTGGCGGAGCAGACCGGGGCGACGGCCAACCAGGTGGTGCTGGCCTGGCTGATCGGTGGCGAGATCCCCACCGTCCCGCTGGTCGGGGCCTCGTCGGTGGCGCAGTTGGAGGAGAGCCTCGGCGCCGTCGACCTGGAGCTGACGCCCGAGCAGCGGCACCGGCTCGACACCGCCTGGTAA
- a CDS encoding ATP-binding cassette domain-containing protein: MSRRTGLAIEAEGLTRSFGETRALAGIDLEVPAGAVYGLLGPNGAGKTTAVRVLATLLRPDGGRARVFGHDVVAEADAVRARVSLTGQYASVDEDLTGTENLILLGRLLGLRKPAAQQRAEQLLAAFGLTEAAGRQVKKYSGGMRRRIDIAASILNTPDLLFLDEPTTGLDPRSRNQVWEIIRAVVAHGTTVLLTTQYLDEADKLASRIAVVDHGRVIAEGTPGELKSSVGSGTVHLRLRDPGQRPEAEEVLRAALGVPVQLEADPVAMTARVGGDGSDLDAGAQAARALGELSRAGIVVDDFSLGQPSLDEVFLALTDHPAVATEDERDDELEAAR, encoded by the coding sequence ATGAGTAGACGCACCGGCCTCGCAATCGAGGCCGAGGGCCTGACCCGGTCGTTCGGCGAGACCCGCGCGCTCGCCGGCATCGACCTCGAGGTGCCCGCCGGCGCGGTGTACGGGCTGCTCGGCCCGAACGGGGCCGGCAAGACCACGGCGGTACGCGTGCTGGCCACGCTGCTACGCCCGGACGGCGGGCGGGCGCGGGTGTTCGGCCACGACGTGGTCGCCGAGGCCGACGCGGTCCGCGCCCGGGTCAGCCTCACCGGCCAGTACGCCTCGGTGGACGAGGATCTGACCGGCACGGAGAACCTGATCCTGCTGGGCCGGTTGCTCGGGCTGCGCAAGCCGGCCGCCCAGCAGCGGGCGGAGCAGCTGCTGGCCGCGTTCGGGCTGACCGAGGCGGCCGGGCGGCAGGTCAAGAAGTATTCGGGCGGCATGCGGCGGCGCATCGACATTGCGGCGAGCATCCTCAACACGCCTGATCTGCTGTTCCTGGACGAGCCGACGACCGGGCTGGACCCGCGCAGCCGCAACCAGGTGTGGGAGATCATCCGGGCGGTGGTGGCGCACGGCACCACCGTGCTGCTGACCACGCAATATCTCGACGAGGCCGACAAGCTGGCCAGCCGGATCGCGGTGGTCGACCACGGCCGGGTGATCGCGGAGGGCACCCCGGGCGAGTTGAAGTCGTCGGTCGGTTCCGGCACCGTCCACCTGCGGCTGCGGGATCCGGGCCAGCGGCCCGAGGCCGAGGAGGTGCTACGGGCGGCGCTGGGCGTGCCGGTGCAGTTGGAGGCCGATCCGGTGGCGATGACCGCCCGGGTCGGCGGTGACGGCAGCGACCTGGACGCCGGCGCGCAGGCCGCCCGGGCGCTGGGCGAGCTGTCCCGCGCCGGGATAGTGGTGGACGACTTCTCCCTCGGCCAGCCGAGCCTGGACGAGGTCTTCCTGGCCCTGACCGACCACCCTGCCGTAGCAACCGAGGACGAGCGGGACGACGAGCTGGAGGCAGCCCGATGA